GGGCAACTGGAGAAGGTGCTGTACTTCTCCTCCTTCCTGGTGACGCAGCCCCTGAACGCGCAGAAGGAAGGTCGTCCCCTCAAGCGCGGTGAGCTGCTGACCGACGACGAGTACCGCGAACTGCGCTTCGGGCGGCAGGAGACGTACACCATTCCGAACGGGCAGGAGGCCAACGTCCGCGACGGCGACTACGTGACGCGCGGGCAGTCCCTCGGCGGCAATGTCGTCTCGAAGATGGACGGCCTGGCCCAGTACCGCTTCCCCCGTCGCGCCGAGATTGCCTACGCCGAGCAGGTGGAGGCCAGCCTCCCGCTTCCCGCCGACGTGCTGGTGGAGCAGGACGCCTTCCGCGCGGGTGACATCCTCAGCGAACTCGAAGGGGACGTGCAGATCACGAGCCCCGTGGACGGCACCGCCTTCCTCGTGGACCTCGGCGAGGACAGCGTGCTGATCGAGCTGCGCGACACCGTGGCGGCCCCCGAGCCCGTGGAGGGCGAGGAGGAGCAGGAGGCGCCGAAGGGCGAGATCCTGGCCCGCGTGTACGTGCCTCACGGCATGAACGTGGCCGTCGTGCCCGGCGAGATCGTGGAGGCTGGAACCGTGCTGGCGAGCGCCAACGCGGGTGATCGCCTGCGCGTGAGCCGTGACAGCCGCCTCTCGGAAGTCACCTTCCCCAAGAAGAAGGGGGACGTGAAGGTGGGCGTCCACTGGACCCGCCGCGCCGAGTACCCCATCAACCCGACGATGCACGTCCTCGTGGGCGACGGCAGCGAGGTCCGCAAGGGCCAGAAGGTCGTCGGCGCCATCGACAAGGACGAGGAAGTGGTGGCCGAGGCGGACGGCGTGATCACCCTGCACGCTCCCGCGAGCATCATCGTCTCCAAGGCGAAGGTGTACGCCTACGGGGACGAGCCCCTCGTCGTGAACGGCGACCGCGTGGAGCCGGGCGACGAGCTGGCCGACTCCGGCAACCTCCGCTCCGAGATCAGCGGGCGCATCGAGATCGATCTCGTGCGCAAGCAGGTCCGGGTCATCGAGTCCTACGACTTCGAGGCCAAGATGGGCGCCGAGGCGGTCAAGGAACTCCTCGACGACCTCGACCTCGACGTGCTGGAGGCCGAACTCGGCGAGCAGATGAAGGACTCCTCGCGTCACAAGCGCGCCAAGGCCCGCAAGCGGCTGGAGGTCGTGCGGTCCTTCAAGCGCAGCGGCAACAGCCCCTCGTGGATGATCATGGAGACGGTGCCGGTCATGCCGCCCGACCTCCGGCCGATGGTGCAGGTGGACGGAGGTCGCTTCGCCACCTCCGACCTCAACGACCTGTACCGCCGCCTGATCAACCGCAACAACCGCCTCAAGAAGCTGATGAGCCAGGGCGCCCCCGACATGATCATCCGCAACGAGAAGCGGATGCTTCAGGAGGCCGTGGACGCGCTCATCGACAACGGGCGGCGCGGCAGCCCGGTCACCAACCCCGGCTCCGACCGTTCCCTCCGCTCGCTGACCGACCTGCTCGGCGGCAAGCAGGGCCGTTTCCGGCAGAACCTGCTGGGCAAGCGCGTGGACTACTCGGGTCGAAGCGTGATCGTGGTCGGTCCGCAGCTCAAGCTGCACCAGTGCGGCGTGCCGAAGCGCATGGCCCTCGAACTCTTCAAGCCGTTCCTGTTCAAGGTGCTGGAGGAGAAGGGCGAGGTCACCAACATCAAGCAGGCGCGCAAGATGCTGGAGCGCTACCGCGACACCCGCGACAGCGTGTGGGACGCGCTGGAAGAAGTCATCGAGGACAAGGTCGTGCTGCTCAACCGCGCGCCCACCCTGCACCGCCTCGGCATCCAGGCGTTCGAGCCCGTGCTGGTCGAGGGTCAGTCCATCCAGCTCCACCCGCTCGTCTGCGAGGCGTTCAACGCCGACTTCGACGGCGACCAGATGGCGATTCACGTCCCGCTGAGCGCGCAGGCGCAGGCGGAAGCCCGCATCCAGATGCTCAGCGCGCACAACCTGCTCTCGCCCGCGAACGGCGAGCCGAACGTCAAGCCCAGCCGCGACATCATCCTCGGCATCTTCACGCTGACGCAGCTCCGCCGCGACAACCTCGGCGCGGGCAGCGAGTTCGGGAGTGAGCAGGACGCGCTGGCGGCGCTGAGCGATGGCAAGGTCGCGCTGAACACGCCGATCAAGGTGAACGGCAATGAGACCAGCCCCGGGCGTATCAAGTACGTCTTCTCCAGCCCCGACGAGTCGATCATGGCCGTCGAGCGCGGCGAGATCGACTACCAGGACCACGTGCGCATCCGCCTGAACGGCACCGTGTACGAGACCTCCGCCGGGCGCGTGATGTTCCGCCGCCTCGTGCAGGAGGCGCTGGGCAACCAGGGCCACCTCGTGGACACGCTGGTGAACCTGGAGACCGCCTACGAGAAGGACAACCTCAAGGACATGATCATGGGGTGCTTCAAGCACCTCGGGATCGAGGCGACGGCGGGGCTGCTGGACGCGCTGAAGGACAGCGGGTTCAAGCTCTCCACCACCTCGGGCATCACCATCGGCATCGACGACATCGTGCTGCCGCCCAACAAGGCGGAGCTGCTGGCCGAGGCCGACGAGAAGCTCAAGTCCATCGAGCAGAACTACGAGTTCGGCTTCATGACGGAGGAGGAGCGGTACAAGCAGGTCGTACAGCTCTGGAACGACACCACCGACGAGGTGAAGAACGCGGTCTTCGAGAACTTCTCGCAGAACTACCCCTTCAACCCGCTGTGGATCATGTCGCAGTCCGGCGCGCGCGGTAACCCCCAGCAGATCCGTCAGCTCGCGGGGATGCGCGGCCTGATGGCCCGCCCGGACGGCTCGACCATCGAGGTGCCCATCAAGGCGTCCTTCCGCGAGGGCCTGACGGTGCTGGAGTACTTCATCTCTACCCACGGCGCGCGCAAGGGTGGCGCGGACACGGCGCTCCGTACCGCCGACTCCGGCTACCTGACCCGCAAGCTGGTGGACGTGGCCCACGAGGTCGTCGTCCGCGACGTGGACTGCGGCACCACCGACTACACGGTGATTCCGCTGGGCGCGACCGACGACCGCACGGGCGAGTGGCGCACCCGCAAGGGCAGCGAGATCGAGACGAGCATCTACGGTCGCACCCTGACGGCGGACGTGGAGGTCGCGGGCCGGACCCTTCCGGCGGGGCAGATGCTCAGCCTGGAAGATGTCAAGGCGATCACCAAGGACGCCAAGGCCATCGGCGAAGTGTTCGTCCGCACGCCGCTGAACTGCCGCGTGAAGGCGGGCGTGTGCCAGAGGTGCTACGGCTACGACCTCTCGCAGGCCAAGCCCGTCTCCATGGGTGAGGCGGTCGGCGTGGTCGCCGCCGAGTCCATCGGTGAGCCCGGCACGCAGCTCACGATGCGCACCTTCCACACGGGCGGCGTGGCGGGCGGCGGCGATATCACGATGGGTCTGCCCCGCGTGATCGAGCTGTTCGAGGCCAGAAAGCCCAAGAACCAGGCGGTCGTGGCCGACCGTGACGGCGTGGTCCGCATCGAGGAGGAGGAGGAGCGCTACCTCGTGCGCATCGAGGCCGAGGACGAGGCCTTCAGCTCCAAGACCGCGACCAAGATCAGCAAGGGCCTGCGCCTCGTCGTCCGCGACGGCGACCGGGTGGAGGCGGGCCAGCCCCTGACCCGCGGCGCGGTCAACCCACACGACCTCCTGCTCTACCGCGATACCGACGCGGCCCAGCGTTACCTCGTCGAAGAGGTGCAGCGCGTGTACCGCTCGCAGGGCGTGAAGGTGCACGACAAGCACATCGAGGTCATCGTGCGGCAGATGCTGCGTTACGTGGAGATCACCGACGGCGGCGACACCGACCTGCTCGAAGGGCAGACGGTCGAGCGCTGGGAGGTCGATGGGGCGAACGAGGCGCTGGGCGAGGGCAAGACGCCCTCCTCGTGGAAGCCCGTGCTCCTCGGCATCACCAAGAGCAGCCTGACGACCAAGAGCTGGCTGTCGGCGGCGAGCTTCCAGCACACGACCCACGTGCTGACCGAAGCCTCCATGCGCGGCCAGGTGGACGACCTGATCGGCCTGAAGGAGAACGTCATCCTCGGCAAGCTGATCCCGGCGGGCACGGGCCTGACGACCGTCCGCGAGATGCAGGTCGCCGACGAGCGCACGCTGGAGAAGTACGGCGAGGACAGCCGCAGCCCCGACTCGGTGACGGGCACCCAGCGGTACGACGACACCCGGCCCGGCAGCACGCCGACCGTTCCCGGCTACGCGGACTGAGCACGGCCAACCTTCTTGACCCCCACTCGGAGACGGGTGGGGGTTTTGTTATTCCACCTCGCGCGCCACCTTCTGCGACTCATCGCTGTAGAGGGTGGCGTAGTGCTGCCCCAGGCTGACCAGGAACTGCATCTCCTCGTGCGTCGTCCGTGCCGAGAGCCGCGTCTCAAAGCTCAGCAGCAGCGCCCCATAAGCGAGAGAGGCGGCACCCAGGATGGCGAGCACCACCGGAGCGAGGCCGAACGCTGCCCCTACCAGCGCCCCCGAGCCGATCAGGATGCTCGTCAGCACGAGAAGGGCGACCGCCACGTACAGCGCCGTCATCGCCCGCTGGATGATGCGGGTGCGGCGGGCGAGACGGGGCAACTGGCGGATGATCATCCTCTTCTCCTCGCGCGCCAGCGGTTCCTGCTGCCCGTCTTCGGAGACGAGGACCTTGAACCGGGCGGTGAGGTGCCGCACCCGGTCGGTGGTCCGCCCGAGCCGTGTGCTCGTGCTCATCAGGAGGGTGCCCGCGCCGCTGATCAGCACGGCGGGGGTGATCATCGCCGCGAGGACGCTGAGGGTGGGGTTGGGCGCGGACATGGGCTTAGGGTAAAGCGGGTGTGGGAAGGGGCGGGGGCGTTGCTTGCACGTCCGGTGTCAGCGAGGTCAGACGCACGCCTTCGCGCGGCGCTCAGTTTCGCTCCAGGGTGGAGGCGAACTGTCCCCCTGCCCGTCAGCCCTGAGCAAGCCACGAGCGCAACGGAGGAGGCATGAGCTGCCGCACCTCCAATTGGGTGACCGCCACCCACTCGAAGGTGAGATGTGACTCTACGGCTGGGACCGCCTCCCACCGCACGAGCTCAGGACTTGAGGCGACGAAGACGTGATTGACCTCGTGGTGCAGTCGACCTGTCCTGTCCGTCCACCTATGCTCGACGACGCCAACGAACGCGCCCACCTGAAAGATCAGT
This sequence is a window from Deinococcus planocerae. Protein-coding genes within it:
- the rpoC gene encoding DNA-directed RNA polymerase subunit beta'; protein product: MKDFNKVRIAIASPAKIREWSFGEVEKPETINYRTLKPEREGLFDERIFGPMKDYECACGKYKRQRYEGKVCERCGVEVTSSKVRRYRMGHIDLATPAAHIWYVKDTPSKIGTLLDLSAGQLEKVLYFSSFLVTQPLNAQKEGRPLKRGELLTDDEYRELRFGRQETYTIPNGQEANVRDGDYVTRGQSLGGNVVSKMDGLAQYRFPRRAEIAYAEQVEASLPLPADVLVEQDAFRAGDILSELEGDVQITSPVDGTAFLVDLGEDSVLIELRDTVAAPEPVEGEEEQEAPKGEILARVYVPHGMNVAVVPGEIVEAGTVLASANAGDRLRVSRDSRLSEVTFPKKKGDVKVGVHWTRRAEYPINPTMHVLVGDGSEVRKGQKVVGAIDKDEEVVAEADGVITLHAPASIIVSKAKVYAYGDEPLVVNGDRVEPGDELADSGNLRSEISGRIEIDLVRKQVRVIESYDFEAKMGAEAVKELLDDLDLDVLEAELGEQMKDSSRHKRAKARKRLEVVRSFKRSGNSPSWMIMETVPVMPPDLRPMVQVDGGRFATSDLNDLYRRLINRNNRLKKLMSQGAPDMIIRNEKRMLQEAVDALIDNGRRGSPVTNPGSDRSLRSLTDLLGGKQGRFRQNLLGKRVDYSGRSVIVVGPQLKLHQCGVPKRMALELFKPFLFKVLEEKGEVTNIKQARKMLERYRDTRDSVWDALEEVIEDKVVLLNRAPTLHRLGIQAFEPVLVEGQSIQLHPLVCEAFNADFDGDQMAIHVPLSAQAQAEARIQMLSAHNLLSPANGEPNVKPSRDIILGIFTLTQLRRDNLGAGSEFGSEQDALAALSDGKVALNTPIKVNGNETSPGRIKYVFSSPDESIMAVERGEIDYQDHVRIRLNGTVYETSAGRVMFRRLVQEALGNQGHLVDTLVNLETAYEKDNLKDMIMGCFKHLGIEATAGLLDALKDSGFKLSTTSGITIGIDDIVLPPNKAELLAEADEKLKSIEQNYEFGFMTEEERYKQVVQLWNDTTDEVKNAVFENFSQNYPFNPLWIMSQSGARGNPQQIRQLAGMRGLMARPDGSTIEVPIKASFREGLTVLEYFISTHGARKGGADTALRTADSGYLTRKLVDVAHEVVVRDVDCGTTDYTVIPLGATDDRTGEWRTRKGSEIETSIYGRTLTADVEVAGRTLPAGQMLSLEDVKAITKDAKAIGEVFVRTPLNCRVKAGVCQRCYGYDLSQAKPVSMGEAVGVVAAESIGEPGTQLTMRTFHTGGVAGGGDITMGLPRVIELFEARKPKNQAVVADRDGVVRIEEEEERYLVRIEAEDEAFSSKTATKISKGLRLVVRDGDRVEAGQPLTRGAVNPHDLLLYRDTDAAQRYLVEEVQRVYRSQGVKVHDKHIEVIVRQMLRYVEITDGGDTDLLEGQTVERWEVDGANEALGEGKTPSSWKPVLLGITKSSLTTKSWLSAASFQHTTHVLTEASMRGQVDDLIGLKENVILGKLIPAGTGLTTVREMQVADERTLEKYGEDSRSPDSVTGTQRYDDTRPGSTPTVPGYAD
- a CDS encoding DUF2721 domain-containing protein, which gives rise to MSAPNPTLSVLAAMITPAVLISGAGTLLMSTSTRLGRTTDRVRHLTARFKVLVSEDGQQEPLAREEKRMIIRQLPRLARRTRIIQRAMTALYVAVALLVLTSILIGSGALVGAAFGLAPVVLAILGAASLAYGALLLSFETRLSARTTHEEMQFLVSLGQHYATLYSDESQKVAREVE
- a CDS encoding NUDIX domain-containing protein, with amino-acid sequence MGHGSGRGIPGPYADAVAHPPQLHLLARAVIEHEGHVLLARARGHSNTFLPGGHVEPAEGLRACLARELHEETGLIFQVGAFVGVVEHRWTDRTGRLHHEVNHVFVASSPELVRWEAVPAVESHLTFEWVAVTQLEVRQLMPPPLRSWLAQG